From the Desulfovibrio sp. Huiquan2017 genome, one window contains:
- a CDS encoding DivIVA domain-containing protein produces MTVSKIDLLNKQFSRSLLGYSRLEVDQFMLELAEVLGDAADVQKGMRKKIKRLESALKEYRQRDETLRDTLMSTQKMVDDLKVAAGREAQLILDEARAKADDTVRKGHNRLAQIHEEIESLKRTRTQFEVQLKGMLNAHLEMLERSDPERDKVEEIESKLKYLKKAE; encoded by the coding sequence GTGACCGTTTCCAAAATCGATTTGCTCAACAAGCAGTTTTCGCGCAGCCTGCTCGGCTATTCGCGTCTGGAAGTTGACCAGTTCATGCTCGAACTGGCCGAAGTCCTGGGCGACGCGGCCGATGTGCAGAAGGGCATGCGCAAGAAGATCAAGCGGTTGGAAAGCGCGCTCAAGGAATACCGACAGCGCGACGAGACCCTTCGGGACACGCTCATGTCCACCCAGAAGATGGTAGACGACCTCAAGGTGGCTGCCGGGCGCGAAGCCCAGCTCATCCTGGACGAGGCCCGCGCCAAGGCGGACGATACCGTGCGCAAGGGCCACAACCGTCTGGCGCAGATCCACGAGGAAATCGAATCCCTGAAGCGGACCCGCACCCAGTTCGAGGTCCAGCTCAAGGGTATGCTCAACGCGCATCTGGAGATGCTTGAGCGTAGCGACCCCGAACGGGACAAGGTCGAGGAGATCGAGTCCAAGCTCAAATACCTGAAAAAGGCTGAGTAG
- the ilvN gene encoding acetolactate synthase small subunit, translated as MSKHTLSVMVENEPGVLSRVAGLFSGRGFNIYSLNVAPTLEAGVSLMTIVAEGDDAIVEQIVKQLRKLVPTIKVKDLTELKSVDREMVLLKVNAEDSKRAEILRIVDIFRCKVVDVSVDELTIEVTGDQGKIGALVNLLTRFGIKEIARTGNVAMRRSMQTDL; from the coding sequence ATGAGCAAGCACACTCTTTCCGTAATGGTCGAGAACGAACCGGGCGTCCTGTCCCGCGTGGCCGGGCTTTTTTCCGGCCGCGGCTTCAACATCTACTCCCTGAACGTGGCCCCCACCTTGGAGGCGGGCGTCTCCCTCATGACCATCGTGGCCGAGGGCGACGATGCCATCGTCGAGCAGATCGTCAAGCAGTTGCGTAAGCTGGTACCCACCATCAAAGTCAAGGATCTCACCGAACTGAAGTCCGTGGACCGTGAAATGGTCCTGCTCAAGGTCAATGCCGAGGATTCAAAACGCGCAGAGATCCTGCGTATTGTTGACATCTTCAGGTGCAAGGTTGTAGACGTGAGCGTCGATGAGTTGACCATTGAGGTTACGGGCGACCAGGGCAAGATTGGCGCACTCGTCAATCTGCTCACCCGTTTCGGCATCAAGGAGATCGCCCGCACGGGCAACGTCGCCATGCGGCGTTCCATGCAGACCGACCTATAA
- a CDS encoding twin-arginine translocase TatA/TatE family subunit: MIGGFGVWELLIILVIVLVIFGAKKLPEIGGGIGKAISNFKKATSEPDEIDVTPKSTPSDDEKKKDS; encoded by the coding sequence ATGATTGGCGGATTCGGTGTTTGGGAACTCTTGATCATTCTCGTGATTGTATTGGTCATTTTCGGCGCGAAGAAACTGCCGGAAATCGGCGGCGGCATCGGCAAGGCCATCAGCAATTTCAAGAAGGCCACCAGCGAGCCTGACGAAATCGACGTGACCCCCAAATCCACTCCCTCCGACGACGAAAAGAAAAAGGACAGCTAA
- a CDS encoding HAD-IA family hydrolase, translating into MATANPLMNPRLVEGVKTVVFDNDGVLIDSFEANMVYYGTIRKELGMPPLSDAERYFVHTRTHEEALRHIVPENKLARAFAIGRTMNQASLAPYFKRSDGIREFLWWLRSAGFGLAVNTSRGTSMNLVLKLMDLEGFFHPIITSCVVSKPKPHPEGLFRIMQEHGVRPDEVAYIGDSVVDQLAARAAGVRFWAYRDPSMEAEVHVENFWAIRAVMQRCYKGCAPAF; encoded by the coding sequence ATGGCGACAGCCAATCCGTTGATGAACCCCCGCCTTGTCGAGGGGGTCAAGACCGTTGTTTTTGACAACGACGGCGTGCTGATTGATTCCTTTGAAGCCAACATGGTTTACTACGGCACCATCCGCAAGGAACTGGGCATGCCGCCCCTGAGCGACGCGGAACGGTACTTTGTGCATACGCGCACCCACGAAGAGGCCTTGCGCCATATTGTGCCCGAGAACAAGCTTGCGCGGGCCTTCGCCATCGGCCGGACCATGAATCAGGCCTCCCTGGCGCCGTACTTCAAGCGTTCGGACGGTATCCGTGAGTTCCTGTGGTGGCTGCGCTCGGCCGGATTCGGACTTGCCGTGAACACCAGCCGGGGCACGTCCATGAATCTGGTCCTCAAGCTCATGGATCTGGAAGGATTCTTCCACCCGATCATCACTTCCTGCGTGGTCAGCAAGCCCAAGCCCCACCCCGAGGGGTTGTTCCGGATTATGCAGGAGCACGGCGTGCGTCCGGACGAAGTGGCCTACATCGGGGATTCCGTGGTGGACCAATTGGCGGCACGGGCCGCCGGGGTGCGTTTCTGGGCCTACCGGGACCCGTCCATGGAGGCCGAGGTGCATGTGGAGAATTTCTGGGCCATCCGGGCAGTCATGCAGCGCTGCTACAAAGGATGCGCTCCCGCGTTTTAG
- a CDS encoding DUF465 domain-containing protein has translation MEAKDLELIEKYGAEDTELKALWDQHTNYEKMLDKLEGKSYLSPTEMQEMKELKKKKLAGKTTLSTLLDKYRQLEA, from the coding sequence ATGGAAGCCAAAGACCTTGAACTCATTGAGAAGTACGGGGCCGAGGATACGGAACTCAAGGCTCTGTGGGATCAACATACCAATTACGAAAAAATGTTGGATAAGCTTGAAGGCAAGTCCTACCTCTCTCCCACGGAAATGCAGGAAATGAAGGAACTCAAGAAGAAGAAGCTGGCGGGCAAGACCACCCTGTCGACGCTGCTCGACAAATACCGCCAACTGGAGGCGTAG
- a CDS encoding DUF167 domain-containing protein encodes MFVSELESGWSLDIWAQPGARKDEVAGEYQGCLKIRLRAPAVDNKANKGLVAYIARLLRLKKSQVEIVSGHASRKKHLALNTADEPDWGSLLSGNAPQ; translated from the coding sequence GTGTTCGTTTCCGAACTGGAGTCGGGGTGGTCCCTCGACATCTGGGCCCAGCCGGGTGCCAGGAAGGACGAGGTTGCCGGCGAGTACCAGGGGTGTCTGAAAATTCGACTCAGGGCCCCGGCGGTGGACAACAAAGCCAACAAGGGGTTGGTCGCGTACATCGCCCGTTTGTTGCGGTTGAAAAAAAGCCAGGTGGAAATCGTGTCCGGTCATGCCAGCCGGAAGAAACACTTGGCACTTAATACTGCGGATGAGCCGGACTGGGGAAGTCTTCTTTCAGGCAACGCACCGCAATAA
- the ilvB gene encoding biosynthetic-type acetolactate synthase large subunit: MKLTGAQILLKCLEEEGVDVMFGFPGGAVIDIYDEIPKSSVEHILVRHEQGAIHAADGYARATGRVGVCLVTSGPGATNTVTGIATAYADSIPVVIFTGQVPRALIGNDAFQEVDIVGITRPCTKHNYLVHDIKDLARIIKQAFYLARTGRPGPVLVDLPKDIQQQVAEFKYPEEVSMRSYKPTKKPHIGQIRKVVKLLQKAKRPLIYSGGGVITSGSHQELTWLGQTLNIPVTSTLMGLGAFPGDDPLFLGMLGMHGTFAANMAVNNCDLLLAVGARFDDRVTGKVDTFAANATIVHIDVDPTSIQKNVSVQVPLVADCKLALAALKAETEGTLDEFDWVADHKPWVDKVQGWAKEHPLTYKDDTDGIKPQYVVEKIHEITKGDAIIATEVGQNQMWAAQFYKYNRPNTLLTSGGLGTMGYGFPAAMGAQRAFPDKLVIDIAGDGSIQMCIQEMMTVVCNKLPVKIVILNNGYLGMVRQWQELFYDKNYCATCMDAQPDFVKLAEAYGAAGFRVTEKKDVEKTLREAFKLDKPVIVDIRVEKEENVYPMVPAGASLTEMLLV; encoded by the coding sequence ATGAAATTGACCGGGGCCCAGATCCTGCTCAAGTGTCTGGAAGAGGAAGGTGTTGATGTCATGTTCGGTTTCCCCGGGGGAGCCGTGATCGACATTTATGACGAGATTCCCAAATCGTCCGTGGAGCACATTCTAGTGCGCCACGAGCAGGGCGCCATTCACGCCGCCGACGGTTACGCCCGGGCCACTGGCCGGGTAGGGGTATGCCTAGTCACCTCCGGCCCCGGTGCGACCAATACCGTAACCGGTATCGCCACGGCCTACGCCGATTCGATTCCGGTCGTCATTTTCACCGGTCAGGTGCCCCGGGCCCTGATCGGCAATGACGCCTTCCAGGAAGTGGACATCGTCGGCATCACCCGGCCATGCACCAAGCACAACTATTTGGTCCATGACATCAAGGACCTGGCGCGGATCATCAAGCAGGCCTTCTACCTGGCCCGCACAGGGCGTCCCGGTCCGGTCCTGGTGGACCTGCCCAAGGACATCCAGCAGCAGGTCGCCGAATTCAAGTATCCCGAAGAAGTGTCCATGCGCAGCTACAAGCCGACCAAGAAACCGCACATCGGCCAGATCCGCAAGGTGGTCAAGCTGCTCCAGAAGGCCAAACGTCCGCTGATCTACTCCGGCGGCGGGGTGATCACCTCCGGCTCCCATCAGGAGCTGACCTGGCTGGGACAGACGTTGAATATCCCGGTGACGTCCACCCTCATGGGGCTGGGCGCGTTCCCGGGCGACGATCCGCTGTTCCTGGGCATGCTCGGCATGCACGGCACCTTTGCCGCCAATATGGCGGTGAACAATTGCGATCTGCTTTTGGCCGTGGGCGCGCGCTTCGACGACCGCGTCACCGGCAAGGTCGATACCTTCGCGGCCAATGCGACCATCGTGCACATCGATGTGGACCCGACCTCCATCCAGAAGAACGTCTCGGTCCAGGTTCCCCTGGTGGCGGACTGCAAGCTCGCCCTGGCCGCGCTTAAAGCCGAGACCGAGGGCACGCTGGACGAGTTCGACTGGGTCGCCGACCACAAGCCGTGGGTGGACAAGGTCCAAGGGTGGGCCAAGGAACACCCGTTGACCTACAAAGACGACACCGACGGCATCAAGCCGCAGTATGTAGTCGAGAAAATTCATGAAATCACCAAAGGTGACGCTATCATCGCCACCGAGGTGGGCCAGAATCAGATGTGGGCGGCCCAGTTCTACAAATACAACCGGCCCAACACGTTGCTGACCTCCGGCGGCCTGGGGACCATGGGCTATGGCTTCCCGGCAGCCATGGGCGCCCAGCGCGCCTTCCCGGACAAGCTGGTCATCGACATCGCGGGCGACGGCTCCATACAGATGTGCATTCAGGAGATGATGACCGTGGTCTGCAACAAGTTGCCGGTCAAGATCGTCATCCTGAACAACGGTTATCTCGGCATGGTCCGGCAGTGGCAGGAGCTGTTCTACGACAAGAACTATTGCGCCACCTGCATGGACGCCCAGCCCGACTTCGTCAAGCTGGCCGAAGCCTACGGGGCCGCCGGATTCCGGGTAACCGAGAAGAAGGACGTGGAAAAGACCCTGCGCGAAGCCTTCAAGCTGGACAAGCCGGTTATCGTGGACATCCGCGTGGAAAAGGAAGAAAACGTTTATCCCATGGTCCCGGCCGGAGCGTCGCTGACCGAGATGCTGTTGGTGTAG
- a CDS encoding YggT family protein, with the protein MDLIVQAIATVLDIVLSAYFWVVIISALLSWVNPDPYNPIVRFLRGITEPVFYKIRSWIPFAVVGGFDLSPIVVLLAIKVCQIVIVGNLLRLAYSMGSGMPM; encoded by the coding sequence ATGGACTTGATTGTCCAAGCAATCGCTACCGTTCTCGACATTGTCCTTTCCGCCTACTTTTGGGTCGTCATCATCTCCGCTCTCCTTTCCTGGGTGAACCCGGACCCGTACAATCCCATTGTGCGTTTCCTGCGTGGCATCACGGAACCGGTCTTCTACAAAATTCGCAGTTGGATTCCCTTCGCCGTTGTCGGCGGTTTCGACCTTTCGCCCATCGTGGTTCTGCTGGCCATCAAGGTCTGCCAGATCGTGATTGTGGGGAATCTCTTGCGGTTGGCCTATTCCATGGGCTCCGGCATGCCCATGTAG
- a CDS encoding CDP-alcohol phosphatidyltransferase family protein, whose product MSRDAIWTVPNILTTVRILLTPLFVVAYVGENFNLAWMLFAVAGLTDAFDGFLARVWDQRTRLGAVLDPLADKVLLVTSFICLGGKGWIPFWFVVLVVTRDVIIVGGLAVLSFLGVDVKNRIRPIGISKFNTAAQIVLVVSVMIHRTFGLDYGYFLGILVTVTALSTILSGIAYVRRGFELFSEEAEG is encoded by the coding sequence GTGTCGCGGGATGCCATCTGGACTGTTCCGAACATTCTGACCACCGTTCGCATCCTGCTGACGCCGCTTTTTGTCGTGGCCTACGTGGGCGAGAATTTCAACCTTGCCTGGATGCTCTTCGCCGTTGCCGGGTTGACCGACGCCTTTGACGGCTTCCTGGCCCGGGTCTGGGACCAGCGCACCCGGCTTGGGGCCGTGCTGGATCCCCTGGCCGACAAGGTCCTGTTGGTCACTTCGTTTATCTGCCTGGGGGGCAAGGGCTGGATTCCCTTCTGGTTCGTCGTGCTTGTGGTCACCCGCGACGTGATCATCGTCGGCGGCCTGGCTGTGCTCAGTTTTCTGGGGGTGGACGTAAAGAACCGCATCCGGCCCATCGGAATCAGCAAGTTCAACACCGCCGCTCAGATCGTGCTCGTGGTCTCGGTCATGATCCACCGAACCTTCGGGCTCGACTATGGCTACTTCCTCGGCATCCTGGTTACCGTCACCGCCCTGTCCACCATCCTCTCCGGCATCGCCTACGTTCGTCGGGGATTCGAGCTTTTTTCCGAGGAAGCCGAAGGCTAG